From Maylandia zebra isolate NMK-2024a linkage group LG11, Mzebra_GT3a, whole genome shotgun sequence, one genomic window encodes:
- the LOC143420969 gene encoding C-type lectin lectoxin-Thr1-like — translation MNLAVIENSEENAEVSSLKPNSDDIWIGLYRVPWTWSDKSQSSFKNWRSSSPNNPPGNQHCVVENNLHVWDDDICTIKYVFICHQVAKLRTTVKLKFVTDVDLSDSATNAQILQQLRAKLTSQGLTDFKLQWNIQPKKQENEENSET, via the exons ATGAACTTGGCAGTGATCGAAAACAGTGAGGAGAACGCTGAGGTCAGTTCATTAAAACCAAACAGTGATGACATTTGGATCGGTCTGTACCGAGTGCCATGGACCTGGTCTGACAAGAGTCAGAGCTCCTTTAAAAACTGGCGAAGTTCCAGCCCAAATAACCCTCCGGGTAACCAGCATTGTGTGGTGGAGAATAACCTCCACGTGTGGGATGACGACATATGTacaataaaatatgttttcatttgccATCAAG TTGCAAAGTTGAGGACGACAGTGAAGCTGAAGTTTGTGACTGATGTTGACTTAAGTGACTCTGCAACTAATGCCCAGATCCTCCAGCAG CTAAGAGCCAAGCTAACAAGTCAAGGATTGACTGATTTCAAACTGCAATGGAACATTCAACCCAAGAAACAAGAGAACGAGGAGAATAGTGAAACTTAG
- the LOC106676038 gene encoding E3 SUMO-protein ligase ZBED1-like has product MDITDDDPAYVVKFKNAFQKDLAARRANGNEIWFEVATALDPRFKDLKCLPREKREQVWTILENMLQAAEPRRADSLQPSTEDDGPAQKKRRSELLLGSDSDSEDGIESGELQRYRAEPSISIDDCPLQWWYAHSGVYEKLSVLAQKYLASPATSVPCERLFSLAGHIVQKKRAALLPENVTRLVCLSDWLRKKK; this is encoded by the exons ATGGACATTACTGATGATGATCCTGCCTACGTGGTGAAGTTCAAGAATGCCTTCCAGAAGGATCTGGCAGCACGACGAGCTAATGGCAACGAGATATGGTTCGAGGTGGCCACAGCATTGGATCCACGGTTTAAGGATTTGAAATGTCTTCCAAGAGAAAAGAGGGAACAG gtgTGGACCATTCTGGAGAATATGCTCCAGGCAGCAGAGCCCAGAAGAGCAGATAGTCTCCAGCCCTCCACAGAGGATGATGGACCAGctcagaagaagaggaggagcgaACTCCTTCTGGGGTCTGACTCTGACTCAGAAGATGGAATTGAGTCTGGAGAGCTGCAGCGCTACAGAGCAGAACCCAGCATCAGTATTGATGACTGTCCCCTGCAGTGGTGGTATGCTCACTCAGGAGTCTATGAAAAGCTGTCAGTCCTAGCACAAAAGTACCTGGCCTCCCCAGCTACCTCTGTACCCTGTGAGAGACTCTTTAGCCTTGCAGGCCACATAGTGCAAAAGAAAAGGGCAGCCTTGCTTCCAGAAAATGTTACCAGGCTGGTGTGTCTTAGCGACTGGCTGAGGAAGAAGAAATGA